The Paenibacillus sp. YPG26 genome includes a window with the following:
- a CDS encoding copper resistance protein CopC: MNIKSNYPWLSTIMLFCMLLLLACPGQVSAHAYVVKSIPAANEALDKSPEEITIVYNEPIERVFHSLAVTNTSGARVDLDNSHVDEKNPAKLTAGLQKNLPDGIYTVSWRVVSADGHPITGVLPFIIGSGESVPIAETAAAAKSLPDWDGTLIRWLQYTGLSLYLGTLFFHLFLLPKAERREAYKLGRSQWTLIISFVLTAAGVVLSLPLHAKLDAGVTWSEAWGKDVLGETLRYSSFGSIWWTQVLLLLILAGLTYALIPKWSQGEKPVFAGMAVGTILAMFAAKAFMGHAATAELEGVAIGNDFVHLAAASLWLGSLLALAFLLPAYSRGKTDPAERKQLYWATIQRFSLTGAVCVILLLGSGIYGIKIFTPSLGSLFTSIYGQVLLGKIALFIIMLVFALTGFLRGRRQNKVLGPAVWIEFSVGIVVLILAAILSNLPTALSNPGPAHLEDTTRTGYTVMIDISPNIMGKNEFKISVKDPDGKPVTAIEQASLKLTSREMAMGTLEINMPGNTSPVIKEDLITMAGRWEIKYHVLLKSLDSLDGIVNFTVGNPK, translated from the coding sequence TTGAATATCAAATCAAATTATCCCTGGTTGAGCACAATTATGCTCTTCTGCATGCTGCTCCTCCTCGCATGTCCTGGACAAGTCTCCGCACATGCTTATGTCGTGAAATCCATCCCTGCCGCCAATGAGGCCCTGGATAAATCGCCAGAAGAGATCACGATAGTGTATAACGAACCCATTGAGAGGGTGTTCCATTCCCTGGCTGTAACCAACACCAGCGGAGCACGTGTAGACCTGGACAATTCCCACGTGGATGAGAAGAATCCAGCTAAGCTTACCGCGGGTCTTCAGAAGAATCTGCCGGATGGAATCTATACCGTTAGCTGGCGGGTAGTCTCTGCGGATGGCCACCCGATTACAGGTGTCCTTCCGTTCATCATCGGCAGCGGTGAATCCGTACCCATTGCGGAGACCGCTGCTGCGGCCAAGTCACTCCCGGATTGGGACGGGACGCTGATCCGCTGGCTGCAGTATACGGGTCTGTCCCTGTATCTCGGCACACTCTTCTTCCATTTATTCCTGCTTCCCAAAGCAGAGCGCCGAGAGGCATATAAGCTGGGCCGAAGCCAATGGACCCTGATCATTTCCTTTGTGCTTACTGCGGCGGGTGTCGTATTAAGTCTTCCCCTGCATGCCAAGCTTGATGCCGGAGTCACCTGGAGTGAGGCTTGGGGCAAAGATGTGCTTGGCGAGACGCTCAGATACTCCTCGTTTGGTTCCATCTGGTGGACCCAGGTGCTGCTCCTGCTAATTCTCGCAGGTCTGACTTATGCCCTTATCCCCAAGTGGAGCCAAGGGGAGAAGCCGGTCTTTGCAGGAATGGCCGTTGGCACGATCCTGGCCATGTTCGCGGCGAAGGCATTCATGGGACATGCCGCTACCGCGGAGCTCGAAGGGGTTGCCATCGGCAATGACTTCGTGCACCTGGCCGCCGCATCTCTGTGGCTGGGGAGTCTGCTCGCCTTGGCGTTCCTGCTTCCGGCTTACAGCCGGGGCAAGACTGATCCTGCAGAGCGCAAGCAGCTCTACTGGGCGACGATTCAGCGGTTCTCGCTGACCGGAGCGGTATGCGTGATTCTTTTGCTCGGAAGCGGTATCTATGGCATCAAAATCTTCACTCCGTCGCTGGGCTCGCTGTTCACGTCCATATACGGACAGGTGCTGCTAGGCAAAATCGCCTTGTTCATCATCATGCTCGTCTTCGCGCTTACCGGCTTCCTCCGGGGGAGACGGCAGAACAAGGTATTAGGCCCGGCGGTATGGATCGAATTCTCCGTGGGGATTGTTGTGCTCATCCTGGCGGCTATTCTGTCAAATCTGCCTACCGCCCTGTCCAATCCAGGTCCTGCTCATCTGGAGGATACGACCCGGACCGGCTACACCGTGATGATCGACATTTCTCCTAATATTATGGGCAAGAACGAATTCAAGATCTCGGTCAAGGACCCCGATGGCAAGCCGGTCACGGCCATTGAGCAGGCTTCCTTGAAGCTGACCTCCCGCGAGATGGCGATGGGGACGCTTGAGATCAACATGCCTGGCAACACTTCTCCTGTCATCAAGGAAGATCTGATTACCATGGCGGGCCGCTGGGAGATCAAGTACCACGTCCTTCTGAAGTCGCTGGATTCTCTGGATGGCATTGTTAACTTTACCGTGGGTAACCCCAAATAA
- a CDS encoding copper ion binding protein yields the protein MAEITLNVQGMSCQHCVKAVEGALSEAGAAGTVDLASGTVAVKYDESKVTVEALKEAIEEQGYDVV from the coding sequence ATGGCAGAAATAACATTGAATGTACAGGGCATGTCTTGTCAGCACTGCGTTAAGGCAGTGGAAGGTGCCCTTAGTGAGGCTGGAGCAGCCGGCACAGTGGATCTAGCGTCCGGCACAGTTGCCGTCAAGTACGATGAGAGCAAAGTGACAGTCGAAGCGTTGAAAGAAGCGATTGAGGAGCAGGGTTACGACGTTGTCTAA
- a CDS encoding metal-sensitive transcriptional regulator, whose translation MQAANADCCATGDHARQSHHSEKTKSNLITRLNRVEGQIRGVKGMIERDTYCDDVLNQIAAIQSALNSVGKLLLEGHMKSCVIERIQAGEMEVMDELLVTVNKLMK comes from the coding sequence GTGCAGGCCGCAAATGCAGACTGCTGTGCTACAGGGGATCATGCCCGTCAGAGCCACCATTCCGAGAAGACGAAGAGTAATCTGATCACCCGGTTGAATCGGGTGGAAGGCCAGATCCGCGGGGTCAAGGGTATGATTGAGAGGGACACGTACTGTGATGATGTGCTTAATCAGATTGCTGCGATTCAGTCCGCGCTGAACAGCGTCGGCAAGCTTCTGCTGGAAGGGCATATGAAGAGCTGTGTTATAGAACGAATTCAAGCCGGAGAGATGGAAGTTATGGATGAACTGCTCGTGACGGTTAATAAATTAATGAAATAA
- a CDS encoding YcnI family protein, producing MRHVFSKWTAVFPAVIAGTLLFAGLASAHITVKPSASKPKAYETYTLKIPVEKEVPTVKIAIKVPAGVDFKNYQPVPGWKVETVKDDAGRITTVTWAAEGDGGIEPGQFQQFNFVAKNPDKETSIAWDAYQYYKDGTIVEWTGDGGESPHSVTTVSASADASAASDSGHDDHGAAAPDNQSSTAAEAPAAGTETAGSATNTASPATDTAASATDTAVQASSGSSSAQTLSIVLSAAALATSLAALWVSILFVRRIKR from the coding sequence ATGAGACACGTATTCTCTAAATGGACAGCTGTATTTCCGGCAGTTATAGCAGGCACCTTATTGTTCGCCGGCCTTGCCAGTGCGCATATCACCGTGAAGCCCTCGGCTTCGAAGCCTAAAGCTTACGAGACTTATACCCTCAAGATCCCTGTGGAGAAGGAGGTCCCTACGGTTAAAATTGCCATCAAGGTCCCTGCCGGCGTCGACTTCAAGAACTACCAGCCTGTACCCGGCTGGAAGGTAGAGACGGTCAAAGATGATGCGGGCAGAATCACCACTGTCACCTGGGCCGCTGAAGGGGATGGCGGGATTGAGCCAGGCCAGTTCCAGCAATTCAATTTTGTGGCGAAGAACCCGGATAAAGAGACCTCCATCGCGTGGGATGCCTATCAGTACTATAAAGATGGCACAATCGTCGAGTGGACTGGGGACGGCGGAGAATCCCCCCACTCTGTGACCACAGTGAGCGCGTCTGCTGATGCTTCCGCTGCTTCGGACAGCGGCCATGATGACCATGGAGCCGCAGCGCCGGACAATCAGTCCAGCACAGCTGCCGAAGCTCCGGCAGCGGGCACAGAGACAGCTGGATCTGCTACGAACACGGCTTCGCCTGCCACAGACACAGCTGCGTCTGCCACGGACACGGCTGTGCAGGCAAGCAGCGGTTCCTCCTCGGCTCAGACCCTCTCGATCGTGCTGTCCGCTGCCGCCTTAGCCACGTCGCTGGCCGCACTATGGGTCTCCATTCTGTTCGTGCGGAGAATCAAACGTTAA
- a CDS encoding exosporium protein C: MAQILAYGTNVPTPITDGAAITIPLTPAGQGISQVRIVVPPVANNRVELVAAVGFRGDLGTGSVLFRIFRDGHEIYYARQGFEAGFEKYYLTTLQAIDPGVAAGTHDYTLSVELLTPGTAATVIGPITFSALAVEL; this comes from the coding sequence ATGGCACAGATATTGGCATATGGCACTAACGTTCCAACTCCAATTACGGATGGAGCGGCTATTACAATTCCGTTGACCCCTGCTGGTCAAGGGATCTCGCAGGTTAGAATTGTGGTTCCTCCAGTGGCAAATAATCGTGTAGAGCTGGTGGCTGCTGTTGGTTTCCGGGGGGATTTGGGAACAGGCAGCGTCCTCTTCCGTATCTTCCGGGATGGTCATGAAATTTATTATGCGCGTCAAGGCTTTGAAGCCGGCTTCGAGAAATATTATCTGACCACGCTTCAAGCTATTGATCCGGGCGTGGCCGCAGGAACGCATGACTATACCCTTTCTGTCGAGCTTCTTACACCAGGCACCGCGGCTACTGTTATTGGACCGATCACCTTCAGCGCTTTGGCAGTTGAACTCTAA